From one Doryrhamphus excisus isolate RoL2022-K1 chromosome 9, RoL_Dexc_1.0, whole genome shotgun sequence genomic stretch:
- the slitrk5b gene encoding SLIT and NTRK-like protein 5 encodes MHLWLSCVLLSAASVCTVGMSYGGGLCERLCACEEKEGVLTVSCENKGIGSISEINPLNFPQYHLLLTGNFLRKLAANDFVDYRGLTILHLGNNEISLIEAGAFTGLQGLKRLHLNSNKIDALKEELFWGLESLEYLQLDYNYITQVAPDALGRLRHLEVLILNDNLISTLPVNIFQHVPLTHLDLRGNQLKVLPYSGLLEHMNGVVELQLEENPWNCSCDLIALKTWLESISYAALVGDVVCEFPFRLHGRDLDEVSKQELCPRRAIAEYEMPPLPHLNPDAYYRSTPAIATSSLTSSGIARSSSRPTKGPRQSGKLKSRPTPRLAANKPQNYGQIISYQTKSPVPLDCPSACTCNLQISDLGLNVNCQERKIEHISDLDPKPYNPKKMYLTGNYIPVVRRTDFIEATGLDLLHLGNNRIAEIHQKAFADLTHLRRLYLNGNLIDHLTEDMFCGLESLQFLYLEYNVIKEVAADTFQHVPKLQLLFLNNNLLKTLPVGAFSGLTLARLNLRSNHLRYLPVGGVIDQLTALVQVDLYENPWDCSCSILDLKMWLEQLSTGTVVNNVICGSPKRLAGEDMRYIKTANFCPNNTATPPSMIPPSEESFPGSTITIETPLDSDTQYGAIPLSVMILALLLMFIVSVFVAAGLFVTIRKRHQKSQKEHNNSMNACISSLNMEYGLYKKGTIPKVRTSAGHVYEYIPPPTEQTCRTTGQTSADCKSVEGFRDFDELSGPFLGNSDEEAASNVIGSEYSTTTPEPLNKPSTLHQDDQSYYREVLNQDQNPRYSNTLPCRHTTRASNQYASDFDARHQYVHPDRVQQTILYCTAPSTVYVEPNRSEYWELKAKLHIDPDYLEVLEKRTTFTQF; translated from the coding sequence ATGCATCTTTGGCTCTCTTGTGTGCTGCTGAGTGCAGCCTCTGTGTGCACGGTCGGAATGTCTTACGGAGGAGGACTATGTGAAAGACTGTGTGCATGCGAGGAAAAAGAGGGAGTACTCACGGTGAGCTGTGAAAATAAGGGAATCGGGAGTATCTCTGAAATCAACCCGCTCAACTTCCCACAGTATCATTTGCTGCTCACTGGGAATTTTTTAAGGAAGCTCGCCGCTAATGATTTCGTCGACTATCGAGGACTCACGATATTACATCTGGGGAATAACGAGATATCCCTGATTGAAGCCGGAGCTTTCACAGGACTTCAGGGATTAAAACGATTACATCTCAACAGTAATAAAATTGATGCCTTGAAGGAGGAGCTTTTCTGGGGCCTGGAAAGTCTGGAGTATCTGCAGCTTGATTATAATTACATCACTCAAGTGGCGCCCGACGCCCTCGGCCGACTTCGACACCTGGAGGTGTTGATTCTCAACGACAACTTGATATCCACTCTGCCTGTGAACATCTTCCAGCATGTACCGCTGACTCATCTGGACTTGAGGGGGAATCAGCTGAAAGTGCTTCCTTACTCGGGTCTGCTGGAGCACATGAACGGCGTCGTGGAGCTGCAGCTGGAGGAGAATCCGTGGAACTGTTCCTGTGACTTGATCGCACTCAAGACGTGGCTGGAGAGCATATCGTACGCGGCGTTGGTCGGAGACGTTGTTTGCGAGTTCCCCTTCCGCCTCCACGGGAGGGATCTTGACGAGGTGTCAAAGCAAGAGCTGTGCCCCAGGAGAGCCATCGCCGAGTACGAGATGCCGCCGTTGCCGCATTTGAACCCAGACGCCTACTACAGGAGCACGCCGGCTATCGCCACGTCGTCCTTAACCTCATCCGGTATCGCAAGGTCATCGTCAAGACCCACCAAAGGACCTCGGCAGTCGGGGAAATTAAAATCAAGACCGACTCCTCGCCTGGCCGCGAACAAACCTCAGAATTACGGTCAAATTATTTCATATCAAACCAAATCCCCCGTGCCTTTGGACTGCCCGTCTGCCTGCACTTGCAACCTCCAGATTTCAGACCTCGGACTCAATGTCAACTGCCAGGAACGAAAAATCGAGCACATTTCCGATTTAGATCCCAAACCCTACAATCCTAAAAAGATGTATCTCACGGGGAATTATATCCCTGTGGTGCGGAGAACAGATTTCATTGAGGCAACCGGATTAGATTTGCTTCATCTGGGGAACAATCGGATCGCTGAAATCCACCAGAAAGCTTTTGCTGATTTGACTCATCTCAGGAGACTCTACCTTAATGGGAATTTGATAGACCACCTAACGGAGGATATGTTCTGCGGACTGGAGAGTTTACAGTTCTTGTATTTAGAATACAACGTGATCAAGGAGGTTGCGGCGGACACCTTCCAGCACGTCCCCAAACTCCAGcttctgtttttgaacaacAACCTCTTGAAAACGTTACCGGTGGGAGCGTTTAGCGGTCTCACGTTGGCCAGGCTCAATCTTCGCAGCAACCATCTGCGGTATCTGCCGGTCGGCGGCGTCATCGATCAACTGACGGCGTTGGTGCAAGTGGATTTGTACGAAAACCCCTGGGATTGTTCGTGTAGCATTCTGGACTTGAAGATGTGGCTGGAACAGCTCAGCACCGGCACCGTCGTAAACAACGTCATCTGTGGCTCGCCCAAAAGACTCGCCGGGGAAGATATGCGCTACATTAAAACGGCGAATTTCTGCCCGAATAACACGGCTACACCGCCGTCGATGATACCACCTTCGGAGGAATCCTTCCCCGGTAGCACCATTACCATCGAAACGCCGCTGGACTCCGACACACAATACGGTGCTATCCCGTTATCGGTGATGATCCTTGCACTTCTGTTAATGTTCATTGTATCGGTTTTCGTGGCCGCAGGATTGTTCGTAACAATCAGGAAGAGAcaccaaaaaagccaaaaggaGCACAACAACTCCATGAATGCTTGCATCAGTTCTCTAAACATGGAGTACGGACTGTACAAAAAAGGAACCATCCCAAAGGTCAGGACATCTGCTGGACATGTGTATGAGTATATTCCACCCCCAACGGAACAAACGTGCAGAACTACAGGCCAAACGTCCGCAGATTGCAAATCAGTGGAAGGATTTCGGGATTTCGACGAGCTGAGCGGCCCCTTTCTGGGCAACTCCGATGAAGAAGCAGCTAGTAATGTAATAGGCTCTGAATACAGCACCACTACCCCCGAGCCTCTCAATAAGCCTTCAACGTTACACCAAGATGATCAGTCGTACTACCGAGAAGTACTCAATCAGGACCAGAACCCACGATACAGCAATACATTACCATGCCGGCACACCACACGTGCGTCCAATCAGTACGCGTCGGACTTTGACGCAAGGCATCAGTACGTACATCCCGACAGAGTACAACAGACAATACTGTACTGCACGGCGCCAAGTACTGTTTATGTGGAGCCAAACAGGAGCGAGTATTGGGAACTGAAAGCTAAGCTTCACATTGATCCGGATTACCTTGAGGTGCTTGAGAAAAGAACAACATTTACTCAGTTTTAA